In Musa acuminata AAA Group cultivar baxijiao chromosome BXJ2-8, Cavendish_Baxijiao_AAA, whole genome shotgun sequence, one genomic interval encodes:
- the LOC135620357 gene encoding uncharacterized protein LOC135620357 isoform X1: protein MPTSKSIDGAFVHHNTLSRDCVESLECLLAFLQSQNASAAVGHWLSLLLQAAELEALRGHRGSANLRKEAFLTLRVLVAKVGTADALAFFLLGVVRRFAKALYVSKNMISGAAGSSVAIEQAICGLIEFLIIVLDDKANLHSLEMPVNDIGSLSPMENKSTQSVLEALRSLPLNGHVQSANMTGDSFNQAINDDHKRKIVDHSNGKRNLFVHRSKEWIDETSSNVDKLMSAAFPHLCIHSAEKVRKALVDGIQGLLLNCRCTLQRSKLILLECLCVLVCDDADVVSMVAQESLESLFVLGGKFITKNEISDIFTSLIKVLPCVVLGSDETIALSHAQKLLSLVYYAGPDLLVNYLQSPVNASCFLEHFGLCFSHNSRFAGSMNNLILSKPLSTGYLLSIAELKAGNILSSPRNLTKDATFPVVSKISILQDEDLQSPSEYVSSVLEFPHMPPWFGIAGSQKLYPTLAGVLRLVGLSIISGHESNMFLSVLVDNLLDQFRQLISELRMKEYGKEGWKTWYFHHGSGQLLRKTSSAVCMLNEIIYGLSEQSVNTYSTFFKKSREETLQMMITSLQLSNAKDQLGI, encoded by the exons ATGCCTACATCCAAATCTATTGATGGTgcttttgtgcatcataatactcTCTCAAGGGATTGTGTAGAATCACTAGAATGTTTGCTAGCATTTCTCCAATCTCAAAATGCTTCAGCTGCAGTAGGGCATTGGCTATCACTTCTTCTCCAA GCTGCTGAACTTGAGGCACTGAGAGGCCACCGTGGAAGTGCAAATCTCCGGAAAGAGGCATTTCTGACCCTTCGAGTCCTTGTTGCCAAG GTTGGTACTGCTGATGCACTTGCCTTCTTTCTACTGGGCGTTGTAAGACGTTTTGCAAAGGCATTATATGTATCAAAAAATATGATTAGTGGTGCTGCTGGAAGCTCTGTAGCCATCGAGCAGGCTATTTGTGGTTTGATTGAGTTCTTGATTATTGTTTTAGATGATAAGGCAAATCTTCACTCCCTTGAGATGCCTGTAAATGATATTGGATCACTTTCACCCATGGAAAATAAATCTACCCAATCTGTCCTAGAGGCTCTTCGTAGTTTACCTTTAAATGGTCATGTTCAGTCAGCAAATATGACTGGAGATTCGTTTAATCAAGCTATCAACGATGATCATAAACGAAAGATAGTTGATCATAGCAATGGCAAAAGAAATTTATTCGTACATCGTTCCAAGGAGTGGATTGATGAAACTTCTTCTAATGTTGATAAATTAATGTCTGCTGCATTTCCACAT CTTTGTATTCATTCTGCAGAAAAGGTCAGAAAAGCACTTGTAGATGGCATACAGGGGCTTCTGTTGAATTGCagatgcactttgcaaagaagcaAATTAATTCTTTTG GAGTGTTTGTGTGTGCTGGTTTGTGACGATGCAGATGTTGTGTCCATGGTAGCACAGGAATCCCTCGAATCTTTATTTGTTTTGGGTGGGAAATTTATAACCAAAAATGAAATTTCTGATATATTTACCAG CCTCATCAAAGTGCTTCCATGTGTGGTTCTTGGAAGTGATGAGACAATTGCTTTGTCACATGCTCAGAAACTACTTTCTCTAGTCTATTATGCAGGTCCGGACCTTTTAGTAAATTACCTTCAGTCTCCT GTCAATGCATCATGTTTTTTGGAGCATTTTGGATTATGCTTCAGTCATAATTCACGGTTTGCTGGTTCCATGAATAACCTAATTTTGTCAAAACCGCTTTCAACTGGATACTTGCTTTCCATTGCTGAGCTGAAAGCTGGCAATATCTTGAGTTCTCCTAGAAATCTTACTAAGGATGCCACTTTTCCTGTTGTTTCCAAAATTTCTATTTTGCAAGATGAGGATTTGCAAAGTCCTTCAGAATATGTAAGTAGTGTTTTGGAGTTTCCTCACATGCCTCCTTGGTTTGGTATTGCCGGCAGTCAGAAACTATACCCAACTCTTGCTGGAGTACTTAGACTTGTGGGGCTGTCCATAATATCAG GACACGAGAGCAATATGTTTTTATCAGTTCTTGTTGATAATTTGCTAGATCAGTTTCGCCAGTTGATATCAGAGCTTCGTATGAAAGAATATGGCAAAGAAGGGTGGAAAACTTGGTATTTTCATCATGGTTCTGGCCAGTTATTGCGCAAGACAAGTTCTGCAGTTTGCATGTTAAATGAGATAATATATGGATTATCAGAACAGTCAGTTAATACATATTCAACATTCTTTAAAAAGTCTAGGGAAGAAACCTTGCAAATGATGATTACAAGTCTTCAACTTTCAAATGCCAAGGATCAGCTTGGAATATGA
- the LOC135620357 gene encoding uncharacterized protein LOC135620357 isoform X2, with amino-acid sequence MPTSKSIDGAFVHHNTLSRDCVESLECLLAFLQSQNASAAVGHWLSLLLQAAELEALRGHRGSANLRKEAFLTLRVLVAKVGTADALAFFLLGVVRRFAKALYVSKNMISGAAGSSVAIEQAICGLIEFLIIVLDDKANLHSLEMPVNDIGSLSPMENKSTQSVLEALRSLPLNGHVQSANMTGDSFNQAINDDHKRKIVDHSNGKRNLFVHRSKEWIDETSSNVDKLMSAAFPHECLCVLVCDDADVVSMVAQESLESLFVLGGKFITKNEISDIFTSLIKVLPCVVLGSDETIALSHAQKLLSLVYYAGPDLLVNYLQSPVNASCFLEHFGLCFSHNSRFAGSMNNLILSKPLSTGYLLSIAELKAGNILSSPRNLTKDATFPVVSKISILQDEDLQSPSEYVSSVLEFPHMPPWFGIAGSQKLYPTLAGVLRLVGLSIISGHESNMFLSVLVDNLLDQFRQLISELRMKEYGKEGWKTWYFHHGSGQLLRKTSSAVCMLNEIIYGLSEQSVNTYSTFFKKSREETLQMMITSLQLSNAKDQLGI; translated from the exons ATGCCTACATCCAAATCTATTGATGGTgcttttgtgcatcataatactcTCTCAAGGGATTGTGTAGAATCACTAGAATGTTTGCTAGCATTTCTCCAATCTCAAAATGCTTCAGCTGCAGTAGGGCATTGGCTATCACTTCTTCTCCAA GCTGCTGAACTTGAGGCACTGAGAGGCCACCGTGGAAGTGCAAATCTCCGGAAAGAGGCATTTCTGACCCTTCGAGTCCTTGTTGCCAAG GTTGGTACTGCTGATGCACTTGCCTTCTTTCTACTGGGCGTTGTAAGACGTTTTGCAAAGGCATTATATGTATCAAAAAATATGATTAGTGGTGCTGCTGGAAGCTCTGTAGCCATCGAGCAGGCTATTTGTGGTTTGATTGAGTTCTTGATTATTGTTTTAGATGATAAGGCAAATCTTCACTCCCTTGAGATGCCTGTAAATGATATTGGATCACTTTCACCCATGGAAAATAAATCTACCCAATCTGTCCTAGAGGCTCTTCGTAGTTTACCTTTAAATGGTCATGTTCAGTCAGCAAATATGACTGGAGATTCGTTTAATCAAGCTATCAACGATGATCATAAACGAAAGATAGTTGATCATAGCAATGGCAAAAGAAATTTATTCGTACATCGTTCCAAGGAGTGGATTGATGAAACTTCTTCTAATGTTGATAAATTAATGTCTGCTGCATTTCCACAT GAGTGTTTGTGTGTGCTGGTTTGTGACGATGCAGATGTTGTGTCCATGGTAGCACAGGAATCCCTCGAATCTTTATTTGTTTTGGGTGGGAAATTTATAACCAAAAATGAAATTTCTGATATATTTACCAG CCTCATCAAAGTGCTTCCATGTGTGGTTCTTGGAAGTGATGAGACAATTGCTTTGTCACATGCTCAGAAACTACTTTCTCTAGTCTATTATGCAGGTCCGGACCTTTTAGTAAATTACCTTCAGTCTCCT GTCAATGCATCATGTTTTTTGGAGCATTTTGGATTATGCTTCAGTCATAATTCACGGTTTGCTGGTTCCATGAATAACCTAATTTTGTCAAAACCGCTTTCAACTGGATACTTGCTTTCCATTGCTGAGCTGAAAGCTGGCAATATCTTGAGTTCTCCTAGAAATCTTACTAAGGATGCCACTTTTCCTGTTGTTTCCAAAATTTCTATTTTGCAAGATGAGGATTTGCAAAGTCCTTCAGAATATGTAAGTAGTGTTTTGGAGTTTCCTCACATGCCTCCTTGGTTTGGTATTGCCGGCAGTCAGAAACTATACCCAACTCTTGCTGGAGTACTTAGACTTGTGGGGCTGTCCATAATATCAG GACACGAGAGCAATATGTTTTTATCAGTTCTTGTTGATAATTTGCTAGATCAGTTTCGCCAGTTGATATCAGAGCTTCGTATGAAAGAATATGGCAAAGAAGGGTGGAAAACTTGGTATTTTCATCATGGTTCTGGCCAGTTATTGCGCAAGACAAGTTCTGCAGTTTGCATGTTAAATGAGATAATATATGGATTATCAGAACAGTCAGTTAATACATATTCAACATTCTTTAAAAAGTCTAGGGAAGAAACCTTGCAAATGATGATTACAAGTCTTCAACTTTCAAATGCCAAGGATCAGCTTGGAATATGA
- the LOC135620357 gene encoding uncharacterized protein LOC135620357 isoform X4, with protein sequence MPTSKSIDGAFVHHNTLSRDCVESLECLLAFLQSQNASAAVGHWLSLLLQAAELEALRGHRGSANLRKEAFLTLRVLVAKLCIHSAEKVRKALVDGIQGLLLNCRCTLQRSKLILLECLCVLVCDDADVVSMVAQESLESLFVLGGKFITKNEISDIFTSLIKVLPCVVLGSDETIALSHAQKLLSLVYYAGPDLLVNYLQSPVNASCFLEHFGLCFSHNSRFAGSMNNLILSKPLSTGYLLSIAELKAGNILSSPRNLTKDATFPVVSKISILQDEDLQSPSEYVSSVLEFPHMPPWFGIAGSQKLYPTLAGVLRLVGLSIISGHESNMFLSVLVDNLLDQFRQLISELRMKEYGKEGWKTWYFHHGSGQLLRKTSSAVCMLNEIIYGLSEQSVNTYSTFFKKSREETLQMMITSLQLSNAKDQLGI encoded by the exons ATGCCTACATCCAAATCTATTGATGGTgcttttgtgcatcataatactcTCTCAAGGGATTGTGTAGAATCACTAGAATGTTTGCTAGCATTTCTCCAATCTCAAAATGCTTCAGCTGCAGTAGGGCATTGGCTATCACTTCTTCTCCAA GCTGCTGAACTTGAGGCACTGAGAGGCCACCGTGGAAGTGCAAATCTCCGGAAAGAGGCATTTCTGACCCTTCGAGTCCTTGTTGCCAAG CTTTGTATTCATTCTGCAGAAAAGGTCAGAAAAGCACTTGTAGATGGCATACAGGGGCTTCTGTTGAATTGCagatgcactttgcaaagaagcaAATTAATTCTTTTG GAGTGTTTGTGTGTGCTGGTTTGTGACGATGCAGATGTTGTGTCCATGGTAGCACAGGAATCCCTCGAATCTTTATTTGTTTTGGGTGGGAAATTTATAACCAAAAATGAAATTTCTGATATATTTACCAG CCTCATCAAAGTGCTTCCATGTGTGGTTCTTGGAAGTGATGAGACAATTGCTTTGTCACATGCTCAGAAACTACTTTCTCTAGTCTATTATGCAGGTCCGGACCTTTTAGTAAATTACCTTCAGTCTCCT GTCAATGCATCATGTTTTTTGGAGCATTTTGGATTATGCTTCAGTCATAATTCACGGTTTGCTGGTTCCATGAATAACCTAATTTTGTCAAAACCGCTTTCAACTGGATACTTGCTTTCCATTGCTGAGCTGAAAGCTGGCAATATCTTGAGTTCTCCTAGAAATCTTACTAAGGATGCCACTTTTCCTGTTGTTTCCAAAATTTCTATTTTGCAAGATGAGGATTTGCAAAGTCCTTCAGAATATGTAAGTAGTGTTTTGGAGTTTCCTCACATGCCTCCTTGGTTTGGTATTGCCGGCAGTCAGAAACTATACCCAACTCTTGCTGGAGTACTTAGACTTGTGGGGCTGTCCATAATATCAG GACACGAGAGCAATATGTTTTTATCAGTTCTTGTTGATAATTTGCTAGATCAGTTTCGCCAGTTGATATCAGAGCTTCGTATGAAAGAATATGGCAAAGAAGGGTGGAAAACTTGGTATTTTCATCATGGTTCTGGCCAGTTATTGCGCAAGACAAGTTCTGCAGTTTGCATGTTAAATGAGATAATATATGGATTATCAGAACAGTCAGTTAATACATATTCAACATTCTTTAAAAAGTCTAGGGAAGAAACCTTGCAAATGATGATTACAAGTCTTCAACTTTCAAATGCCAAGGATCAGCTTGGAATATGA